From the genome of Adhaeribacter pallidiroseus:
AACGTAACATCGGTAAACTTAGCGTTGGCAAAAGGAGAGTCCGGTAATTGACGGGACTGAGAAAATAACATCTCGCCTACTTTTTCGCAAACCGCTTTTACCGCCGAACCTACCGAAGGAGCCGTCCAGGAGCCACCTTGCAGCGGCGCTTCGGGCAAAGAAGAATCGCCTAATTTAAAATCTACTTTTTCCAGCGGTAACCCCAAAGTTTCGGCTGCAATTTGGGTCATGATGGTATAGGTGCCCGTACCAATGTCGGAAGTGGCGCTGCTTACCGTAAGTTTCCCATCCAGCGACAATACTGCTTTAGCACTGGCTTTTTGTTGCTCTACTTCCCAAGCTCCGGTGGCTAAGCCCCAACCAATTAAGTTATGACCATCGCGCATGGAACGCGGAGTGGGGTGGCGCTGGGCCCAGCCAAAGCGTTCCGCTCCTTGTTGGTAACAAGCGCGGAGTTCTTTACTCGAAAAAGGGTTGTTTTTACTTAAATCAATATCGGTATAGTTCTTCAGGCGCAATTCCAGCGGGTCCATGTGTAGTTGATAGGCCAGTTCGTCCATAGCGCTTTCTAAGGCGTATACACCCGATGCTCCCCCGGGGCCCCGCATGTCCAGGGGCGTGTATACATCCAGGGCTACCACTTTATGTGCCAGTTGCACATCGTGGCAGCGGTACAGCATGGCCGACCAATTAACTAAATTTTCGGTGTAATCTTCAAATTGCGAGGTTTCGGCAAAGGCTTCGTGAATAATAGCTTGCAGTTCCCCATCCGGAGCAGCGCCTAGTTCTACTTGCTGCACGGTAGCCGGGCGATGACCAAAAGAAAACATTTGCTGGCGCGTGAGCACTACCCGCACCGATCGTTTTAATTCCTGAGCAGCCAGAACCGCTAGAAACAATTGGTATTGCGGCCGCAATCCCGAACCAAAAGCGCCCCCTACGAAAGGCGAAATTACATGCGCTTCGGCTTTGGATAAGCCAAAAATGTTGGTGATGTATTTCTGGCTGTTTTGCACACCTTGGGTTTTGTCGTAAACCAGCAAAGTGCCATCGGGTTGGTATACCACCGTGGAGGCATGCATCTCCAGGGGGTTATGGTGTTCTCCCGGATGCATGTATTCAGCTTTTATTCTGACTTCGGCTTGGGTAATGGCTTCGGCGGCATTGCCCCGCGGGCTTGGTTCCGCGCCTTTGTATTTTTTAGGTTTGTAGGCTTTCTCCCGATTTGCTTCTAAATCGGATTGGTGAGATTCTGATTTGTATTCTACGTGCACCAGCGAGGCGGCGTACCGGGCCAGTTCAAACGACTCGGCTACTACCAAGGCAATAGGCTGCATGCTAAATAAGATTTTTTCGTCGTACAAGGGCCGGAAAGGAGCCCCCGGCGGCGAATCTTCATCTTGGTAGCTGCGGTCGAACCAAGCCAAATTAGGCCGGTTTTCGTGCGTGAAAACCTGTACAACTCCTTCCAGGGCTAAGGCCGCACGGGTATCCAACCGCATGATTTTACCTTTCGCGATTGCACTGGAAACTACCACCCCGTGCAGAAAATCCGGAACATTGAATTCGGCCGCGTATTTGGCTTCGCCGGTTACTTTTGCTGCCCCATCTACCCGGTTGGCGGGCTTGCCTATATAATCTGTTTTCATGGGTTTGCTTTCGTTTGCGAGGCTTGCTCCAGAGCCCTGACGATGGCTTGTTTGGCTAGTTCTATTTTAAAAGTATTATGCTGGTAACCCTGCGCTCTTTGTAAATACGCTTCTGCCAATAAGGTAAAGTTTTCGCGGGTGGGGGTTTTTCCGGTTAACAAAGCTTCGGCTTCCGGAACTCGCCAGGGTTTGTGGGCTACTCCGCCTAAAGCTACCCGGGCTGTAATAATGCTACCGCTTTCTATTGCCAATCCCACGGCTACCGAAACCAAGGCAAAAGCGTACGATTCCCGGTCCCGGATTTTTAAATACGTATAGTGCTGGGCAAAGCCTTGCGCAGGTAAATCGTAGCCGGTTATTATTTCGTCGGGTGCCAGGTTGGTATCCTGCTCGGGCGTGTTGCCGGGTAAGCGGTGCAAATCCGCGAAATTTAAAGTGCGTTCTCCCTTTTTTCCCGAAACCAGCACCTGAGCCTCTAAGGCCGCTAAAGCCACCGCCATGTCCGAAGGATGCGTAGCAATACAAGATTCGCTAGTGCCCAAGATAGCGTGAATGCGGTTAAAGCCATTTATGGCCGAGCAGCCGCTGCCGGGTTCGCGCTTGTTGCAGGGCGTGGCGGTATCGTAAAAGTAATAGCAACGGGTTCGTTGCAAAGGGTTGCCTCCGTTGGTAGCCATGTTACGCAGTTGCGCCGAAGCGCCCGCTAAAATGGTTTTGGATAGCAAAGGATAACGTTTTTTTACTTCCGGATGATAAGCCGTATCGGCGTTGGTTACTAAGGCGCCCAGGCGTAAACCACCCGTAGCATTTTCTTCTATCTTGTCTAAATCCAGGTGGGTTATGTCTACCAGATGGGAGGGCCGCATAACATTTACCTTCATCAAATCGAGCAAGTTGGTACCGCCAGCAATAAATTTAGCTCGGGAGTGGCTGCTAATTTCGTCTACCGCTTTAGCCACGTTTTCGGCTTTGGTGTATGTAAAAGGATTCATTTTTTTAAATTTAAGGCGGTCAACTGGCTTTTTGCGGCTTCAATGGCTTTTACAATATTGGGGTAAGCGCCGCACCGGCAAATGTTACCGCTCATTAAATCCCGGATCTCATCGGTGGTATTTGCCTGACCTTCGTTTAGTAAGCCAACGGCGGAACAAATCTGGCCGGGGGTACAATACCCGCATTGAAAAGCATCGTGCTCGATAAAAGCTTGCTGCACCGGATGCAAGCCCGTGTGGGTAGCCACGCCTTCAATGGTAGTAATGTCGGCCCCATCTTGCATTACCGCCAAAGTCAGGCAGGAATTTATACGTTTGTTGTTTATCAGTACGGTACAAGCGCCGCATTGGCCATGGTCGCAGCCTTTCTTAGTGCCGGTTAAATCTAATTCGTGCCGGAGCAAATCGAGCAAAGTAGTCCAGGTAGCTACTTCCAGCTTTTTTTCCACGCCATTTATGATTAGAGTAATAGCGTGTTTTGGAGGCAGGGGGCTCGGAATTACTGTCCGGGTTGCCTGTTCGGTTCTGATTTCCATATAAAATAGTTAAAAAAATTTCTGGTATCGCGCCTGGGTAATGCTGGTGAACGGAGGCAAAAACAGTAACTATTGCCGGACGTTACGGATTATGTTTGCAGATACGCAGCCAGCAGGCGAGAGTTGGTAAATTAACCGGAATCTCTGTTTTAAATGCAGAAATGGGAGTAGGTGAGTTTCCGAAAAATCAAATTACCGGAAAAGAACTTCGGGCCAAGCAAAAATTTAAAAAATACTTTTTTTAGGAATGGTCTTTACACAGGGCGGGCCTTTGGTTTTGTAAGGTAAGGATAAATGCTGGTAAGCGCTTGTTGCTCGAACCTGCCACCATTTTCAAAAATAATACGGGTTGGAAGCCTTCCTGTAGGTTTTTAAGTTTAGGATAGGTAGGCGTATCTGTATCTGCTTTATAGGCTATTGATCATTCATAAGAAAACTACGAAAGTCTATTTGTCCTACGGATTATGCTTTAAAAGCTTACCATAATTACAGCAAGCACGCCTGAACAATAGAAAAATTTAAAAAAACCGATAATAAAACCAGATTTTTGTTGGCCCCAGGTTTACCAGTAAATCTTTAAACTTATAAAACAATACCGTGGGTAGCATCTTTTTTGGCCGGAAACCGCGGATCGCCCCATTGCTCTTTCAAGTTAGTTTCGATGGTTAAGCTGATGGCCGTGAGCGGTACGTCTTCCAGGCGGTTTTCAAACGGGTCTTCGGAACGTTCGCCAATTAAATCGAGGCATAAAAATACAAATGAAATAATAACGGACAAAGGAATACTGGCCCAGCCGAGCTCTTCTACAAATACAAAGGGCAGCAGGGAAGCGTGAATAAACACAAACACCCGGGAGAAAAAGCTGTACTGCCGCGGGAAAGGCGTGTTTTTGATGCGCTCGCTCCGGCCTTGCACGTTGTTAAATTCTACTAACGTTTCTTCTAGTTTTATTAACCGGTAATCCGATAACCAGCCGTTATCTAAAGCAATGCGCATATCTTTGCCTTGCTGTTCCAGTAAAAAATTAGGTGGATTATTTTTTTGCGTAAAAATCTCGTATTCGTCCGAAGATAGAAAAGCTTGTGTATCGGAGTATTCGTTTGGTTCTTCGTAAATTTCTTCTTGCCCTTGTTGGTTGTATTGGTGTTTTTTGCGCAAAAATACCCGCAGCGCGTGCACGTACCCCATATGCCGGTAAACCATACGATGCTGTAATTCCCGGACAGCCGAATTTTGGTGCGGATTTTCCGCTTTAACCAAGGTAATTACCTGCCGGGCCCAGGCGCGGCTATAATTAACCAGCGATCCCCAGATTTGGCGCGCCTCCCACCATCTTTCGTACGCATTACTGGTTTTAAAACCCAGAAAAATGGCTAAAGCGGTGCTAAGAGCCGATATGGCGGTAAAAGGCACGTGTAACTCTAAAAGACTAAAATAATCGTGCAACAGAAAAACTACGAAAGCCAGTATTAAATAATACAGCATACTTTTCCAGGTGTAAAATAAAATTACGCTCCATTTTAAGTTTCGGTATATCAGCATAGTTTTAAAGTATATAATGCCTCTTACCGATTAGATAGCTTTTGGTTTTAAAAAAATACGTAAGGGCATCCGTAGTTAAAAAGGCTTACCGGTACTTTTCGGGCAGAATTGCTTATTTTTTGTTTTTCGGCAGCAAGCCTTGATTTTAAAAAAAACGGCTTGTCCCTGATGACCGTACTGGTTTAACGGCCAGATAATCCCGGATAGATTAACGAAACTATTAACAACAGATGCCAGAAAATAAGCCTACCGCTCCCGATACAGCAATCAGGTTAACATCGCCAAACCACACGCCGGTTAGCTTTAGCGTGCTTGTGCAAGAATCGCTTCATCAAAGCCCCGCAGGTTATACTTTTGAAGTTACCAGCCCAGATTTATTGTCGGGAGTAGGGAAAACATGTTTCTATTATTTAAACGGGAACGATCATTTGGCGTATTTAAATTTATTTGCAAAACTAGCCCGGGATTTTAACATGCGGCTTCCGCAAAACCGGCAGGAAAAACAAATAAAACCAACTTTTAAAGCACCGCTGCGAGCCGTTCTAAAAACCGCCGTGCATCCGGAAATTTTGTACGGTTACGGCGATCCGGCCGTGATCCGGGTAGATACAGCCGGCAGTTCCTGTTATTATGTAGTGGCTACCTCTAATGATGCCCCCAATGCTTTTCCATTGTTGCGATCGCGCAACTTGCAAGATTGGGAGTTTGTCAAATTTATTTTCCCGGCGGGTAAAACTCCCGAGTGGGCCACGGCCGGACCTTTAATCAGCGATTACTGGGCCCCCGAAATGCACCTGATCCAGAACCAGTATCATATTTATTTTGTAGCCCGCGACAAAAATACCCACGAGCTTTGTATTGGTAAAGCGCAATCTGACAATCCGGAAGGTCCATTTGTGCCGGATAAAAAGCCTGTTTTACGAGGAAACGTGATTGATCCGCACGTGTATGTACAGGATGCCGAAACCGCCTATTTGTATTGGAAAGAAGATAACAATGCCATCTGGCCGGGCCTGTTATTGGATGTGCTTTATCATCACCCAGATTTAATAGCAACATTATTCAACGAAGGTCCGGATCAGATAACTACGGCCTTTATTTGCACCTTGTGGCCTTGGGCCAAAGACCGGGAACCCATGGAGCGTTTTTTAATTACCCAAATAGTTATAGAGGCAGTAACAGAAAGGTATCTATTATTTTACGAGCAACTAGCAGCTTTAAGTCAATACCAAACTCCGGCTTTACAAACCCAAATCCGGGAAGTGTTACGCTTCATGAAAACTCCGGTGTACGCCCAGCAATTAGCACCGGACGGAAAAAGTTTGGTGGGGGAACGATTTAAAATTATTCAAAACGATTTGGCCTGGGAAGCGCATTTGGTGGAAGGCGTTTGGGTTACGAAACAAGGTACGCACTATTACTTGTTTTACGCGGGTAACGATTTCTCAACAGATCAATATGGCATTGGAGTAGCCATCGCCGATTTGCCGATTGGGCCTTACCGGAAAATGGCGGTTCCGGTGCTCCAATCTACCGCGGAGTGGTGGGCACCCGGTCACCCGTCGGTAGTAAAAGATCCGGCAGGTAAACCAGTTTTGATTTTACACGCTTATTATCCGGAGCAGGCCGGTTATAAAGAATTCCGGGCAATGTTAGCGGTAAATCTAATATTTAACCCCGATCACGTTTTATTGGCTTAAAACTTTCGATTAACTTCTTAAAAAATGTAAAAATTTAAAAAAATCAAGAAGCAGGCCAGTGGCGTAATGATCAAGTATTACAAAATGAATGATTTCATCTACCTGAAATTTAATGCCCCCGCTTCCCAATCTAATCAAATAATTGCGCGACCGGTTAAGACGCTTGTATGGAACGCACTTATAAAAGTATTAACCACCATCCTCCCAAAAGCAAATCCGGACTTTGAAGAATTAATCGAAAAAGTAGCGTTTTGGAAAATTGAGTTCATCAAAGAAGAAAGCGCGGTATACCGAGAAATTAAATTTAATAGAAATGGGAAAGCTATTGTAGCCATGCCGCTGGACGAAAATTATTGTTATTTTACAGATAATAGTTTACTGCTGCTTGATTACCAAAAATTTAAATCCACTCTAATTGAAGCAAAGGAGTTTGAGCAGGATTGGTGGGAGTTTATTAAAAATTAACAAGGACTAACCTAAACGTTGTAAAAAGTATATGTATGTTACGTGGGTTCGAGCTAAGCCCTTAACAACAAAAGAACATGCCTGTATTAGTCAAAATGATTAAAACGAGCGTGTTTCCCGTCTATTTAGAGTCATTCTGGAAGAATCTAACCGGTTACTTACGGGTTACATTCTTCCAGAATGACTCTAATAAAGAAGATTAGCTTATATTTCAAGTAGGCTTTGCTTAGCTCGAACGCACGTTCAGTAAGTACTTGAATTAAAATAAACAAAAGACTACGTTGTGCTGATTGATTTTCAGTGCTTTATGAAATGAACAACTAGCAACTA
Proteins encoded in this window:
- a CDS encoding FAD binding domain-containing protein; the protein is MNPFTYTKAENVAKAVDEISSHSRAKFIAGGTNLLDLMKVNVMRPSHLVDITHLDLDKIEENATGGLRLGALVTNADTAYHPEVKKRYPLLSKTILAGASAQLRNMATNGGNPLQRTRCYYFYDTATPCNKREPGSGCSAINGFNRIHAILGTSESCIATHPSDMAVALAALEAQVLVSGKKGERTLNFADLHRLPGNTPEQDTNLAPDEIITGYDLPAQGFAQHYTYLKIRDRESYAFALVSVAVGLAIESGSIITARVALGGVAHKPWRVPEAEALLTGKTPTRENFTLLAEAYLQRAQGYQHNTFKIELAKQAIVRALEQASQTKANP
- a CDS encoding family 43 glycosylhydrolase: MPENKPTAPDTAIRLTSPNHTPVSFSVLVQESLHQSPAGYTFEVTSPDLLSGVGKTCFYYLNGNDHLAYLNLFAKLARDFNMRLPQNRQEKQIKPTFKAPLRAVLKTAVHPEILYGYGDPAVIRVDTAGSSCYYVVATSNDAPNAFPLLRSRNLQDWEFVKFIFPAGKTPEWATAGPLISDYWAPEMHLIQNQYHIYFVARDKNTHELCIGKAQSDNPEGPFVPDKKPVLRGNVIDPHVYVQDAETAYLYWKEDNNAIWPGLLLDVLYHHPDLIATLFNEGPDQITTAFICTLWPWAKDREPMERFLITQIVIEAVTERYLLFYEQLAALSQYQTPALQTQIREVLRFMKTPVYAQQLAPDGKSLVGERFKIIQNDLAWEAHLVEGVWVTKQGTHYYLFYAGNDFSTDQYGIGVAIADLPIGPYRKMAVPVLQSTAEWWAPGHPSVVKDPAGKPVLILHAYYPEQAGYKEFRAMLAVNLIFNPDHVLLA
- a CDS encoding bestrophin family protein, encoding MLIYRNLKWSVILFYTWKSMLYYLILAFVVFLLHDYFSLLELHVPFTAISALSTALAIFLGFKTSNAYERWWEARQIWGSLVNYSRAWARQVITLVKAENPHQNSAVRELQHRMVYRHMGYVHALRVFLRKKHQYNQQGQEEIYEEPNEYSDTQAFLSSDEYEIFTQKNNPPNFLLEQQGKDMRIALDNGWLSDYRLIKLEETLVEFNNVQGRSERIKNTPFPRQYSFFSRVFVFIHASLLPFVFVEELGWASIPLSVIISFVFLCLDLIGERSEDPFENRLEDVPLTAISLTIETNLKEQWGDPRFPAKKDATHGIVL
- a CDS encoding xanthine dehydrogenase family protein molybdopterin-binding subunit, translated to MKTDYIGKPANRVDGAAKVTGEAKYAAEFNVPDFLHGVVVSSAIAKGKIMRLDTRAALALEGVVQVFTHENRPNLAWFDRSYQDEDSPPGAPFRPLYDEKILFSMQPIALVVAESFELARYAASLVHVEYKSESHQSDLEANREKAYKPKKYKGAEPSPRGNAAEAITQAEVRIKAEYMHPGEHHNPLEMHASTVVYQPDGTLLVYDKTQGVQNSQKYITNIFGLSKAEAHVISPFVGGAFGSGLRPQYQLFLAVLAAQELKRSVRVVLTRQQMFSFGHRPATVQQVELGAAPDGELQAIIHEAFAETSQFEDYTENLVNWSAMLYRCHDVQLAHKVVALDVYTPLDMRGPGGASGVYALESAMDELAYQLHMDPLELRLKNYTDIDLSKNNPFSSKELRACYQQGAERFGWAQRHPTPRSMRDGHNLIGWGLATGAWEVEQQKASAKAVLSLDGKLTVSSATSDIGTGTYTIMTQIAAETLGLPLEKVDFKLGDSSLPEAPLQGGSWTAPSVGSAVKAVCEKVGEMLFSQSRQLPDSPFANAKFTDVTFANGQMHLKNSASQALSIIDIMRQSDLHSVEAEATAKPESKQKKYSMFTHSAVFVEVKVDEDFGTVRVTRVVSAIAGGRVLNPKTAESQIIGGIVWGIGMALEEESVMDHNFGRFMNHDLAEYHVPVNADIHDLDVIFVEEHDAIVNPIGAKGLGEIGIVGTAAAIANAIYHATGKRVRDLPITLDKLL
- a CDS encoding (2Fe-2S)-binding protein; the protein is MEIRTEQATRTVIPSPLPPKHAITLIINGVEKKLEVATWTTLLDLLRHELDLTGTKKGCDHGQCGACTVLINNKRINSCLTLAVMQDGADITTIEGVATHTGLHPVQQAFIEHDAFQCGYCTPGQICSAVGLLNEGQANTTDEIRDLMSGNICRCGAYPNIVKAIEAAKSQLTALNLKK